The following is a genomic window from Chionomys nivalis chromosome 24, mChiNiv1.1, whole genome shotgun sequence.
gcctccacacacacaaaaataaataaacctataaaaGCATTTTTCACAGGTCAAAACTGGCAATTTGGAGGGCTGAGAAATGAGAGGTAGAAAGAGCCAATCAATATTAATGTTTTGTTCTTAGTatgaaagtatatttaaaatatccatttctAAAGCATCGTGACGTTTGTGACCAAAGTGTCACAAAATAATGAAACATGTGTTCATACACTTTTTATCTGATTGGTTGACTTTCAGCAGCCTTAAGTATTGGGCACCTATTATTCCACAGTTTCCACAGCTTGGCTGGGGGGCCTCTGACGCAGGGTTTTTCAAAAGGCTGCCATACTTGCCTGTTAGGGCTGCCCAAGCAAGAAGttaatttttaagtagaaaaCATCAGCCAGGAGATTAATtggtgtggaaaaaaaaaataaaacacaatagtgAGACTAGTGAGAAGAAAAGTCAATGATATTCCTGAGTGCAATATCATCTCATTAATAAAACTGGAAATAGTATTGCAAATCTTTGTGAATCCTCAATACATGGTTGATTCTGAAGAAGCAGTACCCGTGGGAAGAGCAGAGGAATAGCACGCCCAAAATGAGTGATATGCAAATCCACTTCACCTTGGCTTTAGGATGTACCCGACCTTATGAATTTAGCCCCACCTCCCTGACCTACAACTTCCCTCCTGTCAGTAGCCTCTGGGACCCTCAGAATCATaggttaagaaaaaataattagtcgggcagtggtggcgcatgtctttaatcctggcacttgggaggcaaaggattcagagagaaaccctatcaagaAAGAAGGAACGAACGAACAAACGATGAACGAACGGAGAATAATTAGCCTAATCAACTCCATCTTCCACTCCTGGCCTCATGCTGGCATAAGGCATTACTTTAGCCTCTTTGGTTTTACACTATTCTCTTTACTGGAACCTTGACCTCCTCCCAAGCTCCCTTACCCCCCtaccctgcctcccccccccccttattcCCCCTTCATCATTTCCCTTTCTATCTATTTGGGTTTTAATCATCCCTGTCATTTTATCTTTTCCTCAGACTGTGTTTAGACTGGATCAGGTTTACAAAAGCTCCTTGAACACTATACTTGCCCTTCAGGGCACGTAACATAGTTGATAATTACGTATTCATTTGTACTAAGTGTTTAGTTTAAGATCCTTCTTTCCAACTAGTCTACACTCCTTAAGGAGACGAGGTGTGTCTGTCTAAGCCATAAAgacttcccctttcctccagcaCAACCTGGCTCTAGATACCTGATAAATAGACCCCAGGCTCTTCCACCCGGCCCAAGCTCAAACTCTAAGCAGTTACAGAGAAGCAACTGTGGAGGGTTTTGAATAAGAGCTTTTAAAATTGGGTTGTCTAGCAGGACTGCCAGACCCCAAGCACTGGTAGTCATcacttttattgtttctgttcGTGGGAAATCTTGCCTATTGAAGTCATCACTGTGCTGTGGTTTGGAGGCTTCCGTCCCTTCTAAACTCCACGTCAAACCTAATCTCCAGTGTAGCAGTCCTAAAAGGTTCAGTTATGGGCCGATGAGCGGGTAAAAGGGCTTGCTATACAAGTCTGGTGATCTCAGGTTGATCCCCGGAATCCATCTGTAAAGCTAGACGCGATCGTAGgcatctgtaatctcaacacttctACGGCAGTATGGGCGATAGAGATAGGAGAATCTGCAAGCTGGCAGGCCAGCTAGCACCACAGAAACAACAGAGGCCACCTTGAAAACAAGGTGAATTAATCAAGAATGCTCCTCTCTGCATGTGATTAAGGATCTTTTTTCTTTGGTAatagttctttgagaattacGCTTTTAccttattttcatgttttcaacGTCCGTACCATGCTGTTTTCGTTACTGCGGCTCTgtaatataatttgttttttgttgttgttgttttttgttttttgtgttttttttttctgttttttttttgtttgttttttgttttttgagacagggtttctttgtggttttggagcctgtcctggaactagctcttgtagaccaggctggtctcgaactcacagagatccacctgcctctgcctctcaggtgctgggattaaaggcgtgtgccaccaccgcccggctgtaataTAATTTGAAATCTGGGCTATTGGTACCTCCAGCAGTTTGGTGGTGGTtgttgttcaggattgttttgtgTATCCTAGGTcttttgtatttccatatgaaattgatgATTACTGCTTCCAGTTTCCGGGAAGAACAGTGTTAGAGTTTTGATATGGGAAATATTGGATCTGTAGATGGCTTTTGGTAGGACAGCAGATAACATTTCACAGTGTTAGCTCTGCCAGTCCACGAGCAGGGGAATCTTTGTCTCattctccatttatttttcagtgtCTCAAGGTTTTCATGGCACAAGTTTTTCTCGCCCATGTGAAATTTATTGTATACAACTGTGAAGACAGAAATATAGATCAGTCCATTTGAAGGCTTCCGATGCTCCATCAGGGGACAGACTGAGTGCGCTCTCTAGCCTACCATTAAAACATTAAAGCCCAAGGAAGCCGATTATAGGCTAACACTCAAGGTTTATATTAGGACTAGTGTCGGGGACACCCTTTGCGTGAGAATAACCGAAATGTCAGGTTATGGGAATATTAACCGTAGGCGTTTGCTGTGTGTTACCAGAAGATGGGGTgctctgtttcttatttttttttcctgtggtgttATTTTCTCTCACAGGAAGACTTTCCACAGCTTGAGCAGGAATCATGGATTTCAAGAGTGTGAAGGAGTATTTAGCCTGGCTCTACTATCAATACCAAATCATCAGCTGCTGTGCCGTCCTGGAGCCCTGGGAACAGTCCATGTTCAACACCATCTTACTAACCATTGTTGCCATGGTAGTCTACACTGCCTATGTCTTCATCCCCATCCACATCCGCCTGGCTTGGGAATTTTTCTCCAAAATATGCGGATATCACAGTTCAATTTCTAACTGATCTCTCCGGAATCCCGCGAAACGGCATGATGGGTTCCCGTTGCTTACAACTCGTCGACCTAGGAGACTGTGGCATCTTTCACCGCTAACCTGACCAGCGCCCTCTCTATGCACCCGCGTCCTGCCTGGAGTCTGAGCTAGGTGTCCTCCCAGTCGCTTTGGTCCATGCAGCATGGTGTGTGTCCGATGATAGGAAACACAATGACCACCCCGTACCCCACAAGCGCTTGACTCAACTCTGTGGCGTTAGATTTCTGTTGGAGATCAGGACGctttcaaataaaactttcccGGGAAATAGGCTTGTAAGAAACCCGACAGAGTCGTACTTGAAATACTCTCTTCATATTATTCCATACTAAGGGATGCGTTACAGAGAGTATTTCATAGGCTACTGTCAAAAGTACCTGCTCTTGTTTACAATCTATTAAAAGATGTgaataaaaaaacccaaacctttAAAGTCTTATTTTCTGGTAAATAGCCGatacctaaaattattttttttcttctttttaaaattttcattatatttgttTTGCCTAAAATTATTTTACCTCAAATGCAAAAGAATAGGCCAGAGACAGTTATTTTCTTTTAGATATGGTTCAGGCATTGTTTCAAATGCCTCTGAAATCTGACTTTATCATAGCTTTAAATGAACTATGATATTAACTAAACAAGTAAATATTTTACTAGAGAACagcttaagtttaaaaaaataaatataaagccaATTCAGATATTGTGACTTTTGACCATGCCCTGACTTGCATGATGCTGGAGGcgagaggagagaaagggttgTTTCCCTGCGCCTTCACTGAGTGGAAGGAAAATCGCATGTCCTGGGCGACAGGAAGAAGCTAATAAACAGGCTGGAAGTAATAGTCTACAGCGGGAGTCCACAGCTCCAGTTAAACGCTCTGATACAGCGGCTCCACTGCACAGCAGAAGCAAGATTTATTAAATTTCTCCCAAAATGTTTATCTTCGAAACAAATGTAAGATTTTAATTATAGTGCTGAATCAAACATGAAAGTCAAAGACTAAACCTTGCAGCTTTTCTTTCCTCCCGATAAATATCAACCTTAGTACTTCTGGAgggtaaaaaaaataaacaggttTTGGACAACACTGGCACCTTTGTTTTCGAGGGGAAATATTCTAAGGGGAGCTAAGGAGAAAGATATTTGGCATGCAAAATCAACTTGCAcgtctgtttaaaaataaacaaagcatacATCTTGAAGAGCGACCAGATATGAATATACATTTGTTGATTTTTACAAAGTAAAGTTAAGTTTACTTTGATAAATAAATGCACAGTTTGGTCTCGTTTTCCCTTTCTTCACCATACACTATAGTGCATTCCCCAAATAACCTCTACTGACCTTACCCGGATACTGATCTCAATGGTAGAATAAAGCTATCCTTGGCCGACCAGCTGGTTACTTTCCCTATTGCCGTGATAGAACTCCAGAAGGAGCAGGCAGCTTCAGGAGAAGGGTCTCCAGGATCACTGTTGGAGGCACAGCACATGGCGGGGGAGAAGACACGGCCACGGgaacatgaggcagctggtcacactgcagccGCTGTCAGCAGACAGCAATGAGTGCAGGTGCACAGTCTGTTCTTTCCTTAGTCCGAGAAATGGTGTTGCCCAATTTGAGGTGGAGCTTTCAAATTTGATTCAACCTTTCTAGAAACATCCTTATAGACATACCAGgcatgtttccatggtgattctaaatcaaattgggttgacaatgaagattagccCTCATCTTAATGAACTTCTCAATGCTTGACATGCATTTTACAGGTTGCATAACTTCAGCTGCATGCCGAAGTCGGTATCCAGGTCTCCCAGTTGCAGGAAAGGAGCCTGGAGCTTAGAAAACTCAAATGTCCTGTTCAAAGGCAGCTGGCTACCAGCAGCATAGCAAGATGAGGACCACAAGGAAGGTCATGGGAAAATGACGTGAGCTATGGGCATCGCTGACAAGTTAGAAATCAAATGTCCATCATGTGACAAAGGCAAGAGCATGGACAGACAGCCATGTCTGGAGTCCTAGCCACTGTCTTTGTTGTACTCGGGGGACTTGTTTGCCCAGTCCTCTTGCCGGCTTGGAGAGAGATCACTTTTACTTTTAGTTAACGGTTGAAGGATGAACTTGAATGCATTCCCAGTTGGCAGTGATTCAGCACCCTTCTGTATGTGGCTTCCTGCTGGAGTACTTGGAGAGTTCAGTCACAAAGATACCGCTTTGAACTTCAATGCTACCTTCTAAAAATAAGAGTTAAAGTCAACAGCAATAGACAGAAAGTTAATAAAGGATTATTACAGAATGCCAGCCTGGGATATCACTTCAAAGCAACCACTGCCTCTGAACAATCACAGGGAGTCAATATAGGATACAAAAAGCATACTCATACagattttttgcttgtttgttttaaagctaTGGAATATGGCAGGGAAGAAAgccacatctgcctgcctgctgctgctctACGCTTggcagagcttttttttttaaattgatttttattgagctctacatttttctctctcccctcccttcctctcccttccccttcaaccctctcccttggtccccatgctcccaatttacccaagagatcttgtctttttctacttcccatgtagattagatccatatatgtctctcttagggtcctcattgatgtctaggttctctggggttgtgatttgtaggctggttttctt
Proteins encoded in this region:
- the Sptssb gene encoding serine palmitoyltransferase small subunit B; translated protein: MDFKSVKEYLAWLYYQYQIISCCAVLEPWEQSMFNTILLTIVAMVVYTAYVFIPIHIRLAWEFFSKICGYHSSISN